The Methylomusa anaerophila genome has a segment encoding these proteins:
- a CDS encoding cache domain-containing protein, producing the protein MHTKANEVIAVRTADVAFDTIDKIDRNLFERNCDVQAWATFEKIILCLKHPNEENISLATSFMKNTVDIYEVYYDLYLLDLQGKVVATGVNQEIVGQDMSGREWFQQTINGKNVYVSDMYYSASAGGHTISYSCPVKDETGNILGIFTTRFNWNFIYDIIESARIGSTGDIFVVNKDGLVIASKNRAGILSTSLQHLEAVGKAIAGEMYGYTLEKEANGKTQIWGFAHTKGYNAYPGKQWSVVVNEKIQAGLN; encoded by the coding sequence ATGCATACAAAAGCTAATGAAGTAATTGCCGTAAGGACAGCGGATGTCGCTTTTGACACTATTGACAAAATTGACCGTAATTTGTTCGAACGCAACTGTGACGTACAAGCATGGGCAACATTCGAGAAGATTATCCTTTGCTTGAAACACCCCAATGAAGAAAATATCAGCCTGGCTACTTCCTTTATGAAAAATACGGTAGACATCTACGAGGTATACTATGACCTCTATCTGCTAGACTTACAAGGCAAGGTTGTTGCCACAGGAGTGAACCAGGAAATTGTAGGACAAGACATGTCCGGCAGGGAATGGTTTCAACAAACCATAAACGGGAAAAACGTATATGTTAGTGACATGTACTACTCAGCTTCCGCAGGTGGACATACCATTTCCTACTCCTGTCCGGTCAAAGACGAAACAGGCAATATTCTGGGAATATTCACTACCCGTTTCAATTGGAATTTCATTTATGACATCATTGAATCAGCCAGAATTGGCAGTACCGGTGATATTTTCGTTGTGAATAAAGACGGCCTTGTAATTGCATCTAAAAACCGCGCCGGTATTTTATCTACCAGCCTACAGCACCTGGAAGCCGTCGGCAAAGCCATTGCCGGTGAAATGTACGGTTATACGTTAGAAAAGGAGGCAAACGGAAAAACACAAATATGGGGTTTTGCCCACACTAAAGGATACAATGCTTATCCGGGTAAACAGTGGTCTGTTGTCGTTAACGAAAAAATACAGGCCGGGTTAAACTAG
- the cobT gene encoding nicotinate-nucleotide--dimethylbenzimidazole phosphoribosyltransferase, with product MGILPETLSKISAPDTVVMEEVQARLDSQIKPKGSLGRLEGMVRQYAGILRQSQPELVRNCMVITSADHGVAKHGISAYPVETTLQMTANYLLAKGGSANAFANFCRANMVVADMGVAGDLSHVAGLWHRKIAYGTQDFTQGPAMTREQAIQAIETGIEIVNDRVRQGYTCFSLGEMGIGNTTASAAIVAAFTGLAPEQVTGRGTGISDSRLKVKIDVVRRALTVNKPDAADGIDVLSKVGGFEIGALAGVVLGSAANHCAVVIDGLNTTAAALIANAIHPLSKEYMLASHLSGEPAHIIALKLLNLKACLDMGVRLGEAIGASVVVDMLNVAIKVLHNLDLNS from the coding sequence ATGGGTATATTACCAGAGACACTGTCAAAAATTTCTGCTCCGGACACAGTCGTAATGGAAGAGGTACAAGCCCGGTTGGACAGCCAGATAAAGCCAAAAGGAAGTCTTGGCCGCCTGGAGGGCATGGTAAGACAGTATGCGGGCATACTGCGGCAATCACAGCCGGAATTGGTACGCAACTGCATGGTTATAACTTCCGCCGACCATGGGGTCGCCAAACACGGGATCAGTGCTTATCCGGTGGAAACAACGCTGCAGATGACTGCCAACTATCTGCTGGCCAAAGGCGGCAGTGCCAATGCTTTCGCCAATTTTTGCCGGGCGAACATGGTAGTGGCGGACATGGGAGTGGCCGGCGATTTATCCCATGTTGCCGGGCTGTGGCACCGCAAAATTGCCTACGGCACCCAGGACTTTACCCAGGGACCGGCTATGACGCGTGAGCAGGCTATCCAGGCCATAGAAACAGGAATCGAAATTGTGAACGACCGGGTCCGGCAGGGTTATACCTGTTTTAGCCTTGGTGAAATGGGAATCGGCAATACTACCGCCAGTGCAGCTATTGTCGCCGCTTTTACCGGACTTGCGCCCGAACAGGTCACCGGCCGGGGCACAGGCATATCCGACAGCCGGCTGAAGGTGAAAATCGATGTCGTCCGCCGCGCCCTAACCGTAAACAAGCCGGATGCCGCGGACGGAATAGACGTATTGTCCAAGGTAGGCGGTTTTGAGATCGGCGCCTTGGCCGGTGTTGTTCTCGGATCGGCAGCCAACCACTGTGCTGTTGTCATTGACGGTCTTAACACCACGGCGGCGGCATTAATTGCCAATGCCATTCATCCCTTGAGCAAGGAATATATGCTTGCTTCTCACTTATCCGGTGAGCCGGCGCATATTATTGCTCTAAAATTGCTCAATCTGAAAGCCTGCCTGGATATGGGGGTGCGTCTGGGGGAAGCCATCGGGGCTTCAGTAGTAGTAGATATGCTAAATGTGGCAATTAAAGTGTTGCATAACTTGGATCTGAATTCTTAA
- the cobT gene encoding nicotinate-nucleotide--dimethylbenzimidazole phosphoribosyltransferase has product MLEDVITQIKPLDVQAMEKCQVRLDNLTKPLGSLHHFEHLACQMAGITGNPRPRTLPKSIILMAGDHGVAAEEPSAYPQETTAGTIGSLCNGGAAINVFADHVGANLVIVDVGVAADLPPLPRVHRQKIAYGTKNMAQEAAMTREQAVQAIEAGIKTAGEEIARGSRVLGLGEISMAGTTASTAIIACYSPQPLAELAGDGKKLQVLARALAVNAPDKNDPLDVLSKVGGLEIAGLAGVILGAAAGGAAVVLDGLATGAAALIAVKMAPAVKSYLVGSHFAVEPAHQAALDIIGIPAYIYLDMRLGAGTGAALGMSLINASLHVLNDMKTFGEAEVPVAQDGPGALKQSKDVKD; this is encoded by the coding sequence ATGTTGGAAGACGTAATTACTCAGATAAAACCCTTAGATGTCCAGGCAATGGAAAAGTGCCAGGTAAGACTTGATAACCTGACAAAACCCCTTGGCAGCCTGCATCATTTTGAACACCTGGCCTGTCAAATGGCCGGAATTACCGGCAACCCAAGACCCCGGACCTTGCCTAAAAGCATTATTCTCATGGCCGGTGATCATGGAGTGGCTGCGGAGGAACCAAGTGCCTATCCGCAGGAAACAACTGCGGGCACCATCGGCAGCCTTTGCAACGGGGGCGCCGCTATCAATGTGTTTGCCGATCATGTTGGCGCTAATCTGGTTATCGTGGATGTGGGTGTAGCGGCAGACTTACCGCCGCTGCCGCGAGTCCACCGCCAAAAGATCGCCTACGGGACGAAAAATATGGCGCAAGAAGCGGCAATGACCCGGGAACAGGCCGTCCAAGCTATTGAAGCGGGAATAAAAACAGCCGGCGAGGAAATAGCCAGGGGCTCACGGGTTTTGGGCTTAGGTGAAATAAGTATGGCCGGCACAACGGCAAGCACGGCAATTATCGCCTGCTATAGTCCGCAGCCGCTGGCCGAATTGGCCGGGGACGGCAAGAAGCTCCAGGTACTGGCGAGGGCATTAGCAGTCAATGCTCCGGACAAAAATGATCCCCTTGATGTGTTAAGTAAAGTCGGTGGTCTGGAGATTGCCGGTTTGGCAGGAGTGATACTGGGGGCCGCCGCGGGCGGAGCGGCAGTAGTGTTAGACGGCTTGGCTACCGGTGCGGCCGCCCTTATCGCTGTGAAAATGGCTCCGGCAGTTAAAAGCTACCTGGTGGGATCCCACTTTGCCGTTGAACCGGCACATCAGGCGGCGCTGGATATTATCGGTATACCGGCCTATATCTATCTTGACATGAGACTGGGTGCGGGAACGGGCGCTGCTTTGGGAATGTCGCTGATTAATGCTTCCCTGCATGTGTTAAACGATATGAAAACCTTCGGCGAAGCGGAAGTACCTGTGGCCCAGGACGGTCCGGGCGCTTTGAAACAAAGCAAGGATGTTAAGGACTAG